The Cucurbita pepo subsp. pepo cultivar mu-cu-16 chromosome LG08, ASM280686v2, whole genome shotgun sequence genome contains a region encoding:
- the LOC111799551 gene encoding basic 7S globulin-like, producing MATSTSLSFFSSVLFLLFSAVATTSFRPKALVLPVTKHPSLQYITQIRQRTPLVPVKLTVDLGSQFMWVDCDRGYISSTYKPARCRSAQCNLASKSSGCGQCFSPPRPGCNNNTCSLFPGNTIIHLSTSGELASDVVSVSSTDGFNPTKPVTVPNFLFVCGSTFLLDGLAGGVTGMAGFGRNGISLPSQFSAAFSFNRKFAVCLSGSTRFPGVIFSGNGPYHFLPNIDLTDSLTYTPLFINPVSTAGVFSAGEKSTEYFIGVKSILINSKTVPLNTTLLKIDSNGVGGTKISTVDPYTVLESSIYNAVLKTFTTELKNVPRVAAVAPFGACFNAKSISSTRLGPGVPSIELILQNKKVIWRIFGANSMVQVKDDVLCLGFVDGGVNPRTSIVIGAHQIEDNLLEFDMATSRLGFSATLLGRMTTCANFNFTSKP from the coding sequence ATGGCGACCTCCACTTCcctctccttcttctcctctgttctcttcctcctcttctccGCCGTCGCCACAACCTCCTTCCGCCCCAAAGCTCTGGTTCTTCCGGTCACCAAACACCCTTCTCTCCAGTACATTACCCAGATCCGGCAACGAACCCCTCTGGTTCCGGTGAAGCTCACCGTCGACCTCGGTAGCCAGTTCATGTGGGTCGACTGTGACCGTGGCTACATTTCCTCCACCTACAAGCCTGCCCGTTGCCGCTCTGCTCAGTGCAACCTTGCTTCCAAGTCCAGCGGCTGCGGCCAGTGCTTCTCGCCGCCAAGACCCGGCTGCAATAACAACACCTGCAGTCTGTTCCCCGGAAATACCATTATTCATCTCTCCACTAGCGGCGAACTCGCCTCCGATGTCGTCTCTGTTTCCTCCACCGACGGATTTAATCCAACCAAGCCCGTCACGGTCCCGAATTTCCTCTTTGTCTGTGGGTCCACGTTTCTCCTCGACGGCCTCGCCGGCGGCGTAACCGGAATGGCCGGATTCGGACGGAACGGGATTTCTCTCCCATCCCAATTCTCCGCCGCCTTCAGCTTCAACAGAAAATTCGCCGTTTGCCTAAGCGGCTCCACCAGATTCCCCGGCGTAATCTTCTCCGGCAACGGCCCATACCATTTCTTACCCAACATCGACCTAACCGATTCCCTCACATACACCCCACTCTTCATCAACCCCGTCAGCACCGCCGGCGTCTTCTCCGCCGGCGAAAAATCCACCGAATATTTCATCGGCGTAAAATCCATCCTCATCAATTCCAAAACCGTCCCACTCAACACCACCCTCTTAAAAATCGACAGCAACGGCGTCGGCGGAACCAAAATCAGCACCGTCGATCCATACACCGTCTTAGAATCCTCAATTTACAACGCCGTGTTGAAAACCTTCACGACGGAGCTCAAGAACGTTCCAAGAGTAGCGGCGGTGGCGCCATTCGGAGCTTGTTTCAATGCGAAGAGCATTTCCAGCACCCGATTAGGACCAGGCGTGCCGTCAATTGAACTGATTTTGCAGAACAAGAAAGTGATTTGGAGAATATTCGGCGCGAACTCAATGGTACAGGTGAAGGACGACGTGCTGTGCTTGGGGTTCGTGGACGGTGGCGTGAACCCACGAACCTCGATCGTTATTGGGGCCCACCAGATTGAGGACAATTTACTCGAATTTGATATGGCCACTTCTAGGCTTGGATTTAGCGCCACTCTTCTGGGTCGGATGACCACGTGTgctaatttcaattttacctCTAAACCTTGA
- the LOC111799938 gene encoding uncharacterized protein LOC111799938, protein MEVALELEDDLFFADLSRQLSLLLMDDNEDPLPHHPHVSLQALAHGGHQPARPLAVHDQAAAAIVAAYSGVSKGTGVFIPRSLQPARKQRRGRYNNIKANRQFPIAIDVNSQVSNNNSLHPKKG, encoded by the exons ATGGAAGTAGCTTTGGAACTTGAAGATGATTTGTTCTTCGCTGATTTAAGCAGACagctctctcttcttctcatGGATGACAACGAAGACCCTCTCCCTCATCATCCCCATGTTTCTCTTCAG GCTCTCGCTCATGGAGGCCACCAGCCTGCACGGCCACTGGCGGTGCATGACCAAGCTGCCGCTGCTATTGTCGCTGCCTACAGTGGCGTAAGCAAAGGCACCGGCGTGTTCATCCCTCGGTCTTTGCAGCCTGCAAGAAAACAGAGGCGTGGAAGATACAATAACATAAAGGCAAACCGACAGTTTCCAATCGCTATTGATGTGAACTCACAAGTATCCAACAACAATTCGTTGCATCCCAAAAAGGGTTAA